A single Hippocampus zosterae strain Florida chromosome 1, ASM2543408v3, whole genome shotgun sequence DNA region contains:
- the gria1a gene encoding glutamate receptor 1a isoform X3, which produces MQRSFSILYTSLLGMCLASSASFPSNINIGGLFPTESHEYEVFRFALSHHQDIPKLVPQVDMVKMGNSFSMTYAFCSQFSKGVYAIIGLYDRKTVNMLMSFCGALHVCFVTPSFPIETANQFVIQLRPELQDALVGVIEYYGWNKFVYMYSSDAGLSVLQKVLDTAAERNWLVTSVNVETMTEASFLKVFQDLDKTKEGQIIIDCETERLTGILKKIVEQGKNAKSYHYILANLGFLDIDLTDLRKGGANITGFQLVNNSEPSVSRVVQQWMEFDNKDSKMAKKGLKYTGALTYDGVKVMSTAFQNLRRQRIDISRRGNAGECLANPPAPWGQGIDIQRALQQVRIDGLTGHIQFNEKGRRTNYTVSVMELAPSGPKKVGYWNEDEKYVTTASFVRGSNDTYGLQNRTYIVTTILESPYVMLKKKHEQLVGNDKYEGYIVELAAEIAKHVGYQYKLKIVSDGKYGARDPETKMWNGMVGELVYGKADVAVAPLTITLVREEVIDFSKPFMSLGISIMIKKPTKSKPGVFSFLDPLAYEIWMCIVFAYIGVSVVLFLVSRFSPYEWHGDDYEEGGEPQSPTQAAASNGLQQSQTTAQPNANQQSLEQTNEFGIFNSLWFSLGAFMQQGCDISPRSLSGRIVGGVWWFFTLIIISSYTANLAAFLTVERMVSPIESAEDLAKQTEIAYGTLDAGSTKEFFRRSKIAVFEKMWSYMKAADPSVFVKTTDEGVIRVRKSKGKYAYLLESTMNEYIEQRKPCDTMKVGGNLDSKGYGIATPKGSPLRNPVNLAVLKLNEQGLLDKLKNKWWYDKGECGSGGGDSKDKTSALSLSNVAGVFYILIGGLGLAMLVALVEFCYKSRTESRRMKVSTARAAAASAAQAFHCSALDSGASAPYTELQSYGLYANNTVKI; this is translated from the exons TCTGCTCCCAGTTCTCCAAAGGTGTGTACGCCATCATCGGCTTGTACGACAGAAAGACGGTCAACATGCTCATGTCCTTCTGCGGCGCCCTGCACGTCTGCTTTGTTACGCCGTCCTTCCCGATTGAGACGGCCAACCAATTTGTCATCCAGCTGAGGCCTGAGTTGCAGGACGCTCTTGTAGGTGTGATCGAATACTATGGATGGAACAAGTTTGTCTACATGTACAGTTCAGACGCCG GGCTCTCCGTGCTCCAGAAGGTTTTGGACACAGCAGCAGAGAGGAACTGGCTCGTGACTTCGGTCAATGTGGAGACCATGACGGAGGCATCGTTCTTGAAAGTGTTCCAAGATTTGGACAAGACAAAGGAGGGGCAGATTATCATCGATTGTGAGACAGAGAGGCTCACTGGCATCCTTAAAAAG ATTGTTGAGCAAGGCAAGAATGCAAAGAGTTACCACTACATTTTGGCAAACCTG GGTTTCCTGGACATTGACCTGACAGACCTGCGCAAGGGTGGAGCGAACATTACCGGCTTCCAGCTGGTCAACAACTCAGAGCCCAGCGTTAGCAGAGTCGTCCAGCAATGGATGGAATTTGACAACAAGGATTCCAAAATGGCCAAGAAGGGACTCAAA TACACTGGTGCCTTGACGTACGATGGCGTAAAAGTCATGTCAACAGCATTCCAGAATTTAAGGAGACAAAGGATAGACATCTCGCGCAGGGGCAACGCTGGGGAATGCCTTGCCAATCCACCGGCTCCGTGGGGTCAAGGCATAGACATCCAAAGAGCCTTGCAGCAG GTCCGTATAGATGGACTGACGGGTCACATTCAGTTCAATGAGAAAGGCCGCAGGACCAACTACACAGTTAGTGTGATGGAACTGGCTCCATCAGGACCCAAAAAG GTTGGCTACTGGAATGAAGATGAGAAATATGTGACCACTGCAAGCTTTGTGAGAGGCAGCAATGACACCTACGGCCTTCAGAACCGAACTTACATTGTCACAACTATCTTG GAATCTCCGTACGTGATGCTTAAGAAGAAACATGAGCAGCTTGTTGGGAATGATAAGTACGAGGGCTACATCGTTGAATTGGCTGCAGAGATAGCCAAACATGTCGGCTACCAGTACAAACTGAAGATTGTTTCGGATGGCAAGTACGGAGCCAGAGATCCTGAAACCAAAATGTGGAATGGCATGGTTGGAGAACTTGTGTATGGG AAAGCAGACGTGGCCGTGGCTCCCTTGACCATTACCCTCGTCCGAGAGGAAGTCATCGACTTCTCCAAGCCCTTCATGTCACTGGGTATCTCGATCATGATCAAGAAACCGACCAAATCCAAACCTGGAGTGTTCTCCTTCCTCGACCCTTTGGCTTACGAGATCTGGATGTGCATCGTGTTTGCCTACATCGGCGTCAGCGTGGTGCTGTTCCTTGTCAGTCGCTTCAGCCCATACGAGTGGCACGGAGACGACTACGAGGAAGGAGGAGAGCCACAGAGCCCGACTCAAGCGGCGGCCTCCAACGGATTGCAACAGAGCCAAACAACGGCCCAACCGAACGCCAACCAGCAAAGTCTGGAGCAAACAAATGAGTTTGGCATCTTCAACTCCCTTTGGTTCTCCCTGGGGGCTTTCATGCAGCAAGGCTGTGATATCTCACCACG CTCTCTGTCTGGCCGCATTGTTGGAGGTGTCTGGTGGTTCTTCACCCTCATCATTATCTCATCCTATACGGCCAACTTGGCCGCATTTCTGACAGTGGAGAGGATGGTGTCTCCAATAGAGAGTGCTGAAGACTTGGCCAAGCAAACAGAGATTGCCTATGGAACACTGGATGCTGGCTCAACAAAAGAATTTTTCAGG AGGTCTAAAATCGCTGTGTTTGAGAAGATGTGGTCCTACATGAAGGCTGCCGACCCATCTGTGTTCGTCAAGACCACAGACGAAGGCGTCATAAGAGTTCGGAAATCCAAGGGAAAGTATGCCTACTTGCTGGAATCCACCATGAATGAGTACATAGAGCAGCGGAAGCCTTGTGACACGATGAAAGTAGGAGGGAATCTGGACTCGAAAGGTTATGGCATTGCCACTCCCAAGGGATCCCCTCTCAG AAACCCTGTAAACCTGGCAGTGTTAAAACTGAACGAGCAGGGCCTCTTggacaaattgaaaaacaagtGGTGGTACGACAAGGGAGAGTGCGGCAGCGGGGGCGGGGACTCCAAG GACAAGACGAGTGCTCTGAGCCTCAGCAACGTGGCCGGAGTCTTCTACATCCTTATTGGCGGCCTGGGCCTGGCCATGCTTGTAGCACTGGTGGAGTTCTGCTACAAATCCAGGACCGAGTCACGTCGAATGAAGGTGTCAACCGCACGAGCCGCTGCTGCCTCAGCTGCTCAGGCCTTTCACTGCTCAGCCTTAGACAGTGGTGCTAGCGCCCCCTACACAGAGCTGCAGAGCTACGGCCTGTACGCCAACAACACTGTTAAGATATAA
- the gria1a gene encoding glutamate receptor 1a isoform X4 — MQRSFSILYTSLLGMCLASSASFPSNINIGGLFPTESHEYEVFRFALSHHQDIPKLVPQVDMVKMGNSFSMTYAFCSQFSKGVYAIIGLYDRKTVNMLMSFCGALHVCFVTPSFPIETANQFVIQLRPELQDALVGVIEYYGWNKFVYMYSSDAGLSVLQKVLDTAAERNWLVTSVNVETMTEASFLKVFQDLDKTKEGQIIIDCETERLTGILKKIVEQGKNAKSYHYILANLGFLDIDLTDLRKGGANITGFQLVNNSEPSVSRVVQQWMEFDNKDSKMAKKGLKYTGALTYDGVKVMSTAFQNLRRQRIDISRRGNAGECLANPPAPWGQGIDIQRALQQVRIDGLTGHIQFNEKGRRTNYTVSVMELAPSGPKKVGYWNEDEKYVTTASFVRGSNDTYGLQNRTYIVTTILESPYVMLKKKHEQLVGNDKYEGYIVELAAEIAKHVGYQYKLKIVSDGKYGARDPETKMWNGMVGELVYGKADVAVAPLTITLVREEVIDFSKPFMSLGISIMIKKPTKSKPGVFSFLDPLAYEIWMCIVFAYIGVSVVLFLVSRFSPYEWHGDDYEEGGEPQSPTQAAASNGLQQSQTTAQPNANQQSLEQTNEFGIFNSLWFSLGAFMQQGCDISPRSLSGRIVGGVWWFFTLIIISSYTANLAAFLTVERMVSPIESAEDLAKQTEIAYGTLDAGSTKEFFRRSKIAVFEKMWSYMKAADPSVFVKTTDEGVIRVRKSKGKYAYLLESTMNEYIEQRKPCDTMKVGGNLDSKGYGIATPKGSPLRIPVNLAVLKLNEQAVLDKLKNKWWYDKGECGNKDSGRKDKTSALSLSNVAGVFYILIGGLGLAMLVALVEFCYKSRTESRRMKVSTARAAAASAAQAFHCSALDSGASAPYTELQSYGLYANNTVKI; from the exons TCTGCTCCCAGTTCTCCAAAGGTGTGTACGCCATCATCGGCTTGTACGACAGAAAGACGGTCAACATGCTCATGTCCTTCTGCGGCGCCCTGCACGTCTGCTTTGTTACGCCGTCCTTCCCGATTGAGACGGCCAACCAATTTGTCATCCAGCTGAGGCCTGAGTTGCAGGACGCTCTTGTAGGTGTGATCGAATACTATGGATGGAACAAGTTTGTCTACATGTACAGTTCAGACGCCG GGCTCTCCGTGCTCCAGAAGGTTTTGGACACAGCAGCAGAGAGGAACTGGCTCGTGACTTCGGTCAATGTGGAGACCATGACGGAGGCATCGTTCTTGAAAGTGTTCCAAGATTTGGACAAGACAAAGGAGGGGCAGATTATCATCGATTGTGAGACAGAGAGGCTCACTGGCATCCTTAAAAAG ATTGTTGAGCAAGGCAAGAATGCAAAGAGTTACCACTACATTTTGGCAAACCTG GGTTTCCTGGACATTGACCTGACAGACCTGCGCAAGGGTGGAGCGAACATTACCGGCTTCCAGCTGGTCAACAACTCAGAGCCCAGCGTTAGCAGAGTCGTCCAGCAATGGATGGAATTTGACAACAAGGATTCCAAAATGGCCAAGAAGGGACTCAAA TACACTGGTGCCTTGACGTACGATGGCGTAAAAGTCATGTCAACAGCATTCCAGAATTTAAGGAGACAAAGGATAGACATCTCGCGCAGGGGCAACGCTGGGGAATGCCTTGCCAATCCACCGGCTCCGTGGGGTCAAGGCATAGACATCCAAAGAGCCTTGCAGCAG GTCCGTATAGATGGACTGACGGGTCACATTCAGTTCAATGAGAAAGGCCGCAGGACCAACTACACAGTTAGTGTGATGGAACTGGCTCCATCAGGACCCAAAAAG GTTGGCTACTGGAATGAAGATGAGAAATATGTGACCACTGCAAGCTTTGTGAGAGGCAGCAATGACACCTACGGCCTTCAGAACCGAACTTACATTGTCACAACTATCTTG GAATCTCCGTACGTGATGCTTAAGAAGAAACATGAGCAGCTTGTTGGGAATGATAAGTACGAGGGCTACATCGTTGAATTGGCTGCAGAGATAGCCAAACATGTCGGCTACCAGTACAAACTGAAGATTGTTTCGGATGGCAAGTACGGAGCCAGAGATCCTGAAACCAAAATGTGGAATGGCATGGTTGGAGAACTTGTGTATGGG AAAGCAGACGTGGCCGTGGCTCCCTTGACCATTACCCTCGTCCGAGAGGAAGTCATCGACTTCTCCAAGCCCTTCATGTCACTGGGTATCTCGATCATGATCAAGAAACCGACCAAATCCAAACCTGGAGTGTTCTCCTTCCTCGACCCTTTGGCTTACGAGATCTGGATGTGCATCGTGTTTGCCTACATCGGCGTCAGCGTGGTGCTGTTCCTTGTCAGTCGCTTCAGCCCATACGAGTGGCACGGAGACGACTACGAGGAAGGAGGAGAGCCACAGAGCCCGACTCAAGCGGCGGCCTCCAACGGATTGCAACAGAGCCAAACAACGGCCCAACCGAACGCCAACCAGCAAAGTCTGGAGCAAACAAATGAGTTTGGCATCTTCAACTCCCTTTGGTTCTCCCTGGGGGCTTTCATGCAGCAAGGCTGTGATATCTCACCACG CTCTCTGTCTGGCCGCATTGTTGGAGGTGTCTGGTGGTTCTTCACCCTCATCATTATCTCATCCTATACGGCCAACTTGGCCGCATTTCTGACAGTGGAGAGGATGGTGTCTCCAATAGAGAGTGCTGAAGACTTGGCCAAGCAAACAGAGATTGCCTATGGAACACTGGATGCTGGCTCAACAAAAGAATTTTTCAGG AGGTCTAAAATCGCTGTGTTTGAGAAGATGTGGTCCTACATGAAGGCTGCCGACCCATCTGTGTTCGTCAAGACCACAGACGAAGGCGTCATAAGAGTTCGGAAATCCAAGGGAAAGTATGCCTACTTGCTGGAATCCACCATGAATGAGTACATAGAGCAGCGGAAGCCTTGTGACACGATGAAAGTAGGAGGGAATCTGGACTCGAAAGGTTATGGCATTGCCACTCCCAAGGGATCCCCTCTCAG AATCCCAGTAAACCTAGCGGTGTTGAAACTCAATGAGCAAGCCGTCTTagacaaactgaaaaacaaatggtGGTACGATAAAGGGGAGTGTGGCAACAAGGACTCCGGAAGAAAG GACAAGACGAGTGCTCTGAGCCTCAGCAACGTGGCCGGAGTCTTCTACATCCTTATTGGCGGCCTGGGCCTGGCCATGCTTGTAGCACTGGTGGAGTTCTGCTACAAATCCAGGACCGAGTCACGTCGAATGAAGGTGTCAACCGCACGAGCCGCTGCTGCCTCAGCTGCTCAGGCCTTTCACTGCTCAGCCTTAGACAGTGGTGCTAGCGCCCCCTACACAGAGCTGCAGAGCTACGGCCTGTACGCCAACAACACTGTTAAGATATAA